Genomic DNA from Modestobacter versicolor:
CCCCGCCGGCGCCCGCCGGGCGGACGCTGGAGGCGGCCGGGCAGAGCTGAGCGCGTTCCACGTGGAACCAGGGGGATGATGCGGGCATGAACGAGTTCGACCTGGTGCTGCCCACGGCGGTCGACGTCCGTGAGGTCGGGATGCGTGACGGGCTGCAGCTGGAGGACCCGCTGCCGCTGGCCGTCAAGCTGGGGATGCTGGAGGCGCTGGTCGCCACCGGTGTCCGGCGGATCGAGGTCACCTCCTTCGTCTCCCCCAAGGCGGTCCCCGCCCTCGCCGACGCCGACCAGGTCGCCGCCGAGCTGCACCGCTTCGACGGCGTGCACTTCTCCGCGCTGGTCGCCAACCCCCGGGGCGCGGTCCGCGCGGTCGACGCCGGCATCGCCTCCCTGGAGTACGTGGTGTCGGCGTCGGACTCGCACAGCCGGGCCAACGCCGGGCGCTCCACCGCCGAGGCGGTCGCCGCCGTCGGTGAGATCGCCGAGCTCGCCCACGGCGCCGGCGGCTCGCTCGAGGTGATCGTCGCGACCGCGTGGGACTGCCCGTTCGACGGCCGCACC
This window encodes:
- a CDS encoding hydroxymethylglutaryl-CoA lyase, which encodes MNEFDLVLPTAVDVREVGMRDGLQLEDPLPLAVKLGMLEALVATGVRRIEVTSFVSPKAVPALADADQVAAELHRFDGVHFSALVANPRGAVRAVDAGIASLEYVVSASDSHSRANAGRSTAEAVAAVGEIAELAHGAGGSLEVIVATAWDCPFDGRTPIARTVDVTRAAVTAGADQLCLGDTIGTTTPVRVVRLLDAVRRATPGVPLGVHFHDTRGTGQANALAALQAGVTQLDASVGGLGGCPFAPGASGNIATEELVYWLADAEVATGIDLDAVLAAAAVTERAVGHELPSSLHRAGGRNVPRGAVMGSAV